In a genomic window of Gloeocapsopsis dulcis:
- a CDS encoding sulfotransferase — protein sequence MPNHMSMPDFLIIGAQKAGTSSLYYYLKQHPQIYMSPIKELHFFTYEGEKSNRSFSTAKHNESFAVVDNIEDYQKIFQAAPESSLVGEASPSYIYAPKAAERIKYHIPNAKLIAILRHPAERAYSNFLHAIRQNHEPLQDFKQALQQEETRIRDNSGFLWHYKSKGFYYKQLSRYLDLFDRSQIKICLYEDLKTNPVGVVKDLFEFLEVDSSFEPDVSRKYNVSVVPKNLLLNTLITNLKPIKPALKTLLPDGVRHYIRSQVFDTPPPISPEMRKQLIEGYREDILQMQDLLGRDLSGWLK from the coding sequence ATGCCGAACCATATGTCAATGCCTGATTTCCTAATTATAGGAGCGCAGAAAGCTGGAACCTCTTCACTCTACTATTATTTAAAGCAGCATCCACAAATATATATGAGTCCTATTAAGGAGCTTCATTTTTTTACGTATGAAGGTGAAAAGTCCAACAGATCATTCTCTACAGCAAAGCATAACGAATCATTTGCAGTAGTAGACAACATTGAAGACTATCAAAAGATTTTTCAAGCAGCACCAGAATCGTCACTTGTCGGAGAAGCATCTCCCTCATATATTTATGCTCCCAAAGCTGCAGAACGCATAAAATACCACATACCCAACGCCAAACTCATTGCTATTTTGCGTCATCCAGCCGAAAGAGCCTACTCTAATTTCTTGCATGCTATTAGGCAAAACCATGAACCACTGCAAGATTTTAAACAAGCGCTTCAGCAAGAGGAAACTCGGATTCGTGATAATTCCGGCTTTCTCTGGCATTATAAGTCTAAGGGATTTTACTATAAGCAATTAAGCCGCTACCTTGATTTATTTGACCGTTCTCAGATTAAAATTTGCTTGTATGAAGATCTAAAAACTAACCCTGTAGGTGTGGTCAAAGACCTTTTTGAGTTTTTGGAAGTTGATTCGAGCTTTGAACCTGATGTATCGCGTAAATATAACGTATCCGTTGTTCCTAAAAATCTACTCCTCAATACTTTAATAACCAATCTCAAACCAATAAAACCTGCACTGAAAACACTCTTACCGGATGGAGTACGACATTATATTAGAAGCCAGGTTTTTGATACACCGCCGCCGATTTCACCTGAGATGCGTAAACAACTAATAGAAGGGTACCGTGAGGATATTTTGCAGATGCAAGATCTACTAGGGCGAGATCTCTCAGGGTGGCTAAAGTAA
- a CDS encoding endo-1,4-beta-xylanase produces MKRRTLIVSSLGAATGAGIAIASHYQNQQQQQQPPFSQERQKEHGIARFAVTEKTSLRERAASQGLIYGAAASYQPLRANLEFAQRFAQECAILVPTNELKWQILRPTPDQFDFRRSDWMARFAQKHNMLFRGHTLVWYQALPQWFKETVNRKNAERILTDHITTVVKHYAGNMHSWDVVNEAIAPNGSKDGLRQTPWLRFLGADYIEMAFRTAAAADPQALLVYNDNNLEYDNPKTEAKRSRVLKLLERLKSKRVPIHALGIQSHIGASSQGFNAKKLRSFLKEVASLGLKIFITEMDVLEKNLLELENRDAIIAGVYQDYLSLVLDEPAVNTVITWGLSDRYTWAANFAPRQDGAPVRPLPLDTQLERKLAWNAIALAFDQAPPR; encoded by the coding sequence ATGAAAAGACGCACGCTGATTGTATCTAGCTTAGGTGCAGCAACTGGTGCAGGTATTGCGATCGCCAGTCACTATCAAAATCAGCAGCAGCAGCAGCAACCGCCATTTTCTCAAGAACGACAAAAAGAACATGGAATAGCAAGATTTGCTGTTACTGAAAAAACTAGCTTACGAGAACGTGCAGCAAGCCAAGGACTCATTTATGGAGCAGCTGCTTCATATCAACCACTGAGGGCAAATTTAGAGTTTGCTCAGCGCTTTGCTCAAGAGTGCGCTATTTTAGTACCGACCAACGAACTCAAGTGGCAAATACTGCGTCCAACTCCCGATCAATTTGATTTCAGGCGTAGTGACTGGATGGCAAGATTTGCCCAGAAGCATAATATGCTGTTTCGCGGACACACTTTGGTTTGGTACCAAGCTTTACCTCAATGGTTTAAAGAGACAGTTAATCGCAAAAATGCGGAGAGAATACTGACTGACCACATAACCACTGTAGTGAAACATTATGCTGGTAACATGCACTCTTGGGATGTTGTTAACGAAGCAATTGCTCCCAATGGTTCAAAAGATGGATTACGACAAACTCCTTGGTTGAGGTTTTTAGGAGCAGACTATATTGAAATGGCATTTCGTACAGCCGCTGCTGCAGATCCACAAGCATTGCTTGTCTATAATGATAACAATTTAGAATACGATAACCCTAAAACAGAAGCTAAAAGAAGTCGGGTTCTTAAGCTCTTAGAGCGGTTGAAATCGAAAAGAGTACCCATACATGCTTTGGGAATTCAATCTCACATAGGTGCAAGTTCTCAAGGATTCAATGCTAAGAAGTTAAGAAGTTTTCTCAAAGAGGTTGCGAGTCTTGGGTTGAAGATTTTTATTACAGAGATGGATGTGTTAGAAAAAAATCTTCTGGAACTTGAGAATCGCGATGCTATTATTGCTGGAGTCTATCAAGATTACCTATCACTTGTTTTAGACGAGCCTGCAGTCAATACTGTCATCACCTGGGGATTAAGCGATCGCTATACTTGGGCTGCCAACTTTGCTCCTCGTCAGGATGGTGCTCCGGTACGTCCACTACCGCTTGATACACAACTTGAGCGTAAGTTAGCATGGAATGCGATCGCATTAGCTTTTGATCAAGCTCCACCACGCTAA
- a CDS encoding WecB/TagA/CpsF family glycosyltransferase, translating to MKVDICGVEIDRCTFDKAVETIISYALSANEPRYVVTPNAQHILLLQENTRFCEVYEKAFLVVADGVPLVWASKFLGRSLPGRVNGTDLFERLCQEAAKHELKVFLLGGRPGSAKGSAQVLQQKHPGLKIVDTYCPPYSFETDSAEIALINEKIRAATPHLLFVALGAPKQEYWIYDNYQEIEVPISIGIGASFEFVSGMIPRAPLWMQKSGLEWFFRLVSEPKRLWQRYILGNPHFMWLVFKQRLGVLRSN from the coding sequence ATGAAGGTAGATATTTGTGGAGTTGAGATAGATAGATGTACGTTTGACAAGGCAGTTGAAACCATTATTTCTTATGCCCTTAGTGCCAATGAACCGAGATACGTAGTCACACCTAATGCACAGCACATCCTCTTATTACAAGAGAACACACGCTTTTGTGAGGTCTATGAGAAAGCCTTTTTAGTAGTAGCAGATGGAGTTCCACTAGTTTGGGCATCTAAATTTTTGGGGAGGTCATTACCTGGTCGTGTTAATGGGACAGATCTCTTTGAAAGGCTGTGTCAAGAAGCTGCAAAACACGAGCTAAAAGTGTTTTTACTAGGAGGTCGTCCAGGATCTGCTAAAGGCTCAGCGCAAGTTCTACAACAAAAACACCCAGGTCTAAAAATTGTTGATACCTATTGCCCACCATATAGTTTTGAGACAGATTCAGCAGAAATTGCCCTAATTAATGAAAAAATTCGGGCTGCTACACCACATCTTCTTTTTGTGGCATTAGGTGCTCCCAAGCAAGAATATTGGATATATGATAACTACCAAGAAATAGAGGTGCCGATTTCAATTGGTATTGGTGCTAGCTTTGAATTTGTTTCTGGCATGATACCTAGAGCACCACTATGGATGCAAAAATCTGGGTTGGAGTGGTTTTTTCGCCTAGTGAGTGAACCAAAACGTTTGTGGCAGCGTTACATTCTTGGTAACCCACATTTTATGTGGTTAGTCTTTAAGCAACGATTGGGAGTATTAAGGTCTAACTGA
- a CDS encoding glycosyltransferase family 2 protein, whose product MKKVSVVIPVYAVEKYIADAVQSVLEQTHENLEAILVNDGTPDASIEICKQFTDPRVKIIHQTNRGASAARNNGIRHAQGDYIAFLDADDIWVPEKLEKHIHHLESSPNVGVSFSYCAFVDEFGTPLGLYNATEYKVITPGAILCRNPIVSPSCLVTRREVLEEVKFQQELNGIIEDCYFDEDLRQSEDAECWFRICVKTNWQLEAIPEILATYRLHSVGNSANLLKTLDSWDQFIEKARVYASEIVAEWEKPAMAYTLRYLARKAVTMSDGSMAINLSHKALMTHWRILLEEPRRTFVTLAAAYALGFLPQLLYHQLQSIGLKVIGASQRRRILKDQSKLISATPNSELYSS is encoded by the coding sequence ATGAAAAAAGTTTCTGTTGTTATTCCAGTTTATGCAGTTGAGAAATATATTGCAGATGCTGTGCAATCAGTTTTAGAGCAAACACATGAAAACCTTGAGGCGATCCTCGTTAACGATGGTACTCCTGATGCAAGCATCGAAATTTGTAAACAATTTACAGATCCTCGAGTCAAAATTATTCACCAAACTAATAGAGGTGCTTCAGCAGCAAGAAATAATGGAATTCGTCACGCTCAAGGAGATTACATTGCTTTTTTAGATGCAGATGACATATGGGTACCAGAAAAATTAGAGAAGCACATTCATCATTTAGAAAGTTCGCCAAATGTAGGCGTTAGCTTTAGTTATTGTGCTTTTGTCGATGAATTTGGTACACCGCTAGGTCTTTATAATGCTACTGAATACAAAGTTATTACTCCAGGAGCAATCTTGTGTCGTAATCCGATTGTGAGTCCTTCTTGTTTGGTTACTCGGCGAGAGGTACTAGAAGAAGTTAAATTTCAACAAGAACTAAATGGGATTATTGAAGACTGCTACTTTGATGAAGACTTACGTCAGTCAGAAGATGCTGAATGCTGGTTTCGTATTTGTGTAAAAACAAACTGGCAGTTGGAGGCTATTCCTGAGATTTTAGCTACGTATAGACTGCATTCAGTAGGTAACTCAGCTAATCTTCTGAAAACATTAGACTCTTGGGATCAGTTTATTGAGAAGGCTAGAGTTTACGCTTCAGAAATTGTAGCTGAGTGGGAAAAGCCAGCAATGGCTTATACTCTGCGGTATTTAGCACGTAAAGCAGTAACCATGAGTGATGGTTCAATGGCGATAAATCTAAGCCACAAAGCTTTAATGACTCACTGGCGCATCTTACTAGAAGAACCACGTCGGACTTTTGTCACTTTAGCAGCAGCTTATGCCCTGGGGTTTTTACCTCAACTACTTTATCATCAACTACAGTCAATAGGTTTAAAGGTAATAGGAGCAAGTCAGAGACGTCGAATCCTTAAAGATCAATCTAAGTTGATAAGTGCCACTCCAAATTCTGAACTGTATAGTTCATAA
- a CDS encoding glycosyltransferase: protein MLSDKPTVLIYRDWLLPPSETFVLAQAEALERFTPYYLGSRLIKEGLRTPKDRTLLLNEGSPLGWIREACFKIAGFAPGLVAPAQKLNPKLIHAHFGIGGSLALPLKRYLQIPLIVTYHGYEEMIADEIAQKSYFSYRQYMQRREILKQETHLFLTVSQQSKEHLLQQGFPEDKIVVHYTGIDTEIFQPDSSIEREPIVLFVARLVEKKGCEYLIWAMSKVQAIYPEIELVIIGDGDLRPSLEELAKVSLQKCRFLGTQPPEVVRTWMNRAKIFCVPSITATSGEAEGFGMVFAEAQAMGLPVVSFASGAIPEAVAHEEVGFLATERDWEELAKYILLLAKDQSLWHRFSTFGPQRVHKLFNVRKQARLLENIYEQVLNGNKR from the coding sequence ATGCTTAGCGACAAGCCAACTGTACTGATTTATCGGGATTGGTTGTTACCACCTTCGGAAACTTTTGTTTTAGCACAAGCAGAAGCTTTAGAACGCTTTACACCTTATTACCTAGGCTCACGTCTAATTAAAGAAGGACTACGCACTCCCAAAGACAGAACATTACTTTTAAATGAAGGTAGTCCACTAGGCTGGATACGTGAAGCTTGCTTTAAGATTGCTGGCTTTGCTCCTGGGCTAGTTGCTCCTGCTCAGAAATTAAATCCAAAACTCATTCATGCCCATTTTGGTATAGGTGGTAGCTTAGCCTTACCTCTGAAACGTTACCTACAAATTCCACTAATAGTAACTTACCATGGATATGAAGAAATGATTGCGGATGAAATTGCCCAAAAATCATATTTCAGCTATCGACAATACATGCAACGTAGAGAAATCCTCAAGCAGGAAACTCATTTATTTTTGACTGTATCACAGCAATCAAAAGAACATCTCTTGCAGCAAGGATTCCCTGAAGATAAAATTGTTGTTCACTACACTGGTATTGATACTGAAATATTTCAACCAGATTCTTCTATAGAACGCGAACCTATTGTTTTGTTTGTCGCTCGTTTAGTAGAAAAAAAAGGTTGCGAATACTTAATTTGGGCTATGAGTAAAGTGCAGGCGATATATCCTGAAATTGAATTAGTAATCATCGGTGATGGAGACTTGCGCCCATCTTTAGAAGAACTTGCTAAAGTCAGTTTGCAGAAATGCCGTTTTTTGGGTACACAACCACCAGAAGTTGTTAGAACTTGGATGAATCGAGCTAAAATCTTTTGCGTTCCGAGTATCACAGCCACATCAGGCGAGGCAGAAGGATTTGGCATGGTATTTGCAGAAGCACAAGCAATGGGACTTCCAGTAGTTAGCTTTGCAAGTGGCGCAATTCCTGAAGCAGTTGCACACGAAGAAGTGGGTTTTCTTGCTACTGAGCGTGATTGGGAAGAACTTGCAAAGTATATTTTGTTGCTTGCAAAAGATCAATCTTTATGGCATCGTTTTAGTACGTTTGGACCGCAGCGCGTACATAAATTATTTAATGTGCGAAAGCAAGCACGTTTGCTAGAAAATATTTATGAGCAAGTTCTGAATGGAAACAAAAGGTAA
- a CDS encoding sulfotransferase domain-containing protein, producing MTLPNFLVIGAAKAGTTALYYYLKQHPQIYMSPEKEPKFFALEGDKLDFRGPGDRENICKSAITDIETYHQLFKGVTNEIAVGEASPLYLYSPVAAERIKKYIPHAKLIAILRNPIERAYSGYIMHVREGRETAKDFAEALQEEEARIRNNWGWGHYVSVGLYHTQLKRYLDLFDKEQIRVYLYEDLKANPISLVQDVFKFIGVEHTFLPDTSLKYNVAGVPKNNALRILIRNFNSLKPAVNFLLPDKLRHYVRGQVFEKPPVLSHDIRQSLIEVYREDVSNLQNFLQRDLSHWLE from the coding sequence ATGACACTGCCAAATTTTCTAGTAATTGGGGCAGCTAAAGCTGGCACAACTGCACTGTATTATTATCTCAAACAGCATCCTCAGATATACATGAGTCCTGAGAAAGAGCCAAAGTTTTTTGCGCTTGAAGGAGATAAATTAGACTTTCGCGGACCAGGAGATCGAGAGAATATTTGTAAAAGTGCAATTACCGATATTGAAACATATCATCAGTTATTTAAAGGAGTGACCAACGAAATTGCTGTTGGTGAAGCCTCACCTTTGTATCTTTACAGTCCTGTAGCTGCCGAGCGTATTAAAAAATACATCCCTCATGCCAAACTGATTGCTATTCTTAGAAACCCAATAGAGCGGGCTTACTCTGGATATATTATGCATGTGCGAGAGGGAAGAGAAACAGCAAAAGACTTTGCTGAGGCTTTACAGGAAGAAGAAGCACGAATTCGTAACAATTGGGGATGGGGGCATTATGTCAGCGTAGGACTTTATCACACTCAGCTAAAGCGCTACTTAGATCTCTTTGATAAAGAGCAAATCCGAGTGTATCTCTATGAAGATTTAAAAGCAAATCCTATCAGTTTAGTACAAGATGTTTTTAAATTTATTGGCGTAGAGCATACATTTTTACCTGATACATCGCTAAAATACAACGTAGCCGGTGTACCTAAGAATAACGCACTTAGGATTTTAATTAGAAACTTTAATTCTCTCAAGCCAGCAGTGAATTTTTTACTTCCAGATAAATTACGCCATTATGTTAGAGGTCAAGTTTTTGAAAAGCCGCCAGTACTCTCACATGATATTCGTCAGAGTTTAATTGAAGTTTATCGAGAAGACGTTTCAAATCTACAAAACTTTCTGCAACGCGATCTATCGCATTGGTTAGAATAA
- a CDS encoding sulfotransferase family protein, translated as MTMPNFLIIGAAKAGTTALYSYINQHPQVFMSPEKEPHFFAFEGEKVKFAGTAGEKEWLNRTAITDIKTYQQQFCDVSQETAIGEASALYLYIPKASERIYHYLPNVKLIAILRNPVERAYSAFVFQKRDGLEPHLEFAQALQEEAWRMKNNWVPIYYYQDMGFYYHQVKRYFDLFPQEQIKVYLHDDFIANPLQVLQDAFRFLGIDHTFTPNTSTKHNVSGIPKNKALHKFLRIEKHPIKTILKPLIPKNLRRNVMLKLHNNNLEKAPPLSPDIRKQLVELYREDILQLQDLLQKDLSRWLSE; from the coding sequence ATGACAATGCCTAATTTTCTGATTATTGGTGCTGCTAAAGCAGGAACAACAGCACTATACAGCTACATCAACCAGCATCCCCAAGTATTTATGAGTCCCGAGAAAGAACCACATTTTTTTGCTTTTGAAGGTGAAAAGGTAAAATTTGCTGGAACAGCAGGTGAAAAAGAATGGCTAAATCGGACTGCTATTACTGATATTAAGACTTATCAGCAACAATTTTGTGATGTCTCCCAAGAAACAGCTATTGGAGAAGCATCCGCTTTATATTTGTACATTCCCAAAGCATCTGAGCGGATTTACCATTATCTACCGAATGTAAAGCTGATTGCTATTCTACGCAATCCGGTTGAGAGGGCATACTCTGCATTCGTTTTTCAAAAACGAGATGGACTAGAACCTCACTTAGAATTTGCCCAAGCTTTGCAAGAGGAAGCGTGGCGCATGAAAAATAACTGGGTGCCAATTTACTATTACCAAGATATGGGATTTTACTATCATCAAGTCAAACGTTATTTTGACCTGTTTCCTCAAGAACAGATTAAAGTTTATCTACATGACGATTTTATAGCAAATCCCTTACAAGTATTGCAAGATGCATTTCGATTCCTGGGAATAGATCACACATTTACTCCTAACACTTCCACTAAACATAATGTTTCAGGAATTCCTAAAAACAAAGCTTTGCATAAGTTCTTAAGGATAGAAAAACATCCAATTAAAACTATTCTTAAACCACTTATTCCAAAGAACTTGCGACGCAACGTCATGCTCAAATTACACAACAATAATTTAGAAAAAGCACCTCCTCTTTCCCCAGATATTCGCAAACAACTAGTCGAACTATATAGAGAAGATATTTTGCAGTTGCAAGATCTCCTACAGAAAGATTTATCGAGATGGTTGTCTGAATAG
- a CDS encoding O-antigen ligase family protein: MRIKTANLIDKLEWLFAFFVLQLASGSLIRNLFLTNVQDRAEGLATDHPIMQAIWLCIYVISLGLLLARPRELILVLKREKLLILLVGMALFSYYWSAIPAITIRRAFALLGTTLFGIYIVTRYNSSQILRLLVWTLSIGAILSPIVSLAFPSLGISPEGGWQGFYMHKNLMGRLMGLNAVFLLLLIPSAKTKKHRWLMWAGVWLCSCLVLLSTSKGALVTFIVLLTLYYLYRSLQWRYTVAIPVFIISVLVGASIVLLLIGNLETIVVDMLGKDLTFTGRTVLWGYVTEMIQQRPIVGYGYKGFWRGIDGPSAFILDAVSWAVPHAHNGFLDLALSLGLVGLFIFILSFLMSVIRAVRWLRLTKKIEDLWPILFLSATLLYNIAESTLLERNHILWIFYVITVFARPASYKQAVKPSYSKVVTTPAR; the protein is encoded by the coding sequence TTGAGGATTAAAACAGCCAATCTTATTGATAAACTAGAATGGCTTTTTGCTTTTTTTGTCCTGCAATTAGCGTCTGGTAGTCTAATTAGAAATTTATTTTTAACTAATGTTCAAGATCGTGCAGAAGGACTAGCCACAGATCACCCCATAATGCAAGCAATCTGGCTTTGTATTTATGTCATTTCATTAGGCTTATTGTTAGCAAGACCACGTGAATTAATCCTTGTTCTTAAAAGAGAAAAACTTCTCATTCTGTTAGTAGGAATGGCTTTGTTTTCCTATTACTGGTCTGCTATTCCTGCGATTACAATACGCCGTGCGTTTGCTTTACTAGGGACAACTTTGTTTGGTATTTATATTGTTACTCGATACAACTCTAGCCAGATTCTCCGGCTTCTTGTATGGACACTCAGCATAGGAGCAATACTTAGCCCTATAGTATCTTTAGCATTTCCTAGCTTAGGGATCTCTCCTGAAGGTGGTTGGCAAGGTTTTTATATGCACAAAAACCTCATGGGTCGTCTTATGGGTTTAAATGCAGTTTTTCTGCTATTGCTCATTCCTTCCGCAAAAACGAAGAAGCATCGTTGGCTGATGTGGGCTGGCGTATGGCTTTGTAGTTGTCTTGTTCTTCTTTCAACATCTAAAGGAGCTTTAGTTACTTTTATTGTTCTACTAACTCTGTACTACTTATACAGATCGCTACAGTGGAGATATACTGTTGCTATACCTGTTTTTATTATTTCAGTCTTAGTAGGTGCGAGTATAGTTTTACTACTAATAGGAAATTTAGAAACTATAGTCGTTGATATGTTAGGAAAAGACCTAACATTCACTGGGCGTACCGTACTGTGGGGATATGTTACTGAAATGATACAACAGCGCCCTATTGTAGGATATGGTTACAAAGGATTTTGGAGAGGAATAGATGGACCTTCTGCTTTTATTCTAGATGCTGTTAGTTGGGCAGTTCCACACGCACACAATGGTTTTTTAGATTTAGCACTAAGCTTAGGACTTGTAGGATTATTCATTTTTATCCTCTCATTTTTAATGAGTGTTATTCGAGCAGTTAGATGGTTACGTTTAACAAAAAAGATAGAAGATCTTTGGCCAATACTTTTTTTATCAGCAACACTGCTATATAACATAGCTGAAAGCACGTTGTTAGAGCGAAATCATATTTTATGGATATTCTATGTAATTACAGTTTTTGCAAGACCTGCAAGTTATAAGCAAGCTGTAAAACCCAGTTACAGTAAAGTAGTCACTACACCAGCTAGATAA
- a CDS encoding glycosyltransferase family 2 protein → MSEENLNPLVSVIINNYNYGRFLPEAIDSVLNQTYTNLEIIVVDDGSSDNSREVIASYQDKIVPVLKENGGQASAFNAGFKASSGDIICMLDSDDVFIPEKVTEIVKIFNHYPDIGWCFHRLRFVDAKTGEYIKLSRESGTRECDFRAQLKNGRLPFYSPATSGLCFGRSLLQQLLPMPEVIRITSDNYLKIAAAALTKGYFLDRQLAYLRLHGSNNYTEKPDKQHLVSKTAILTADSLRSKWPFLVKYANKLIARGVGIIWKIGGGLDADLKQVVEKYISTVSLVEKININIRAIYFFIKP, encoded by the coding sequence ATGAGCGAAGAAAATTTGAATCCTTTAGTTAGTGTAATTATCAACAATTACAACTATGGTCGCTTTTTACCTGAAGCCATAGATAGTGTTTTAAATCAAACTTATACCAACCTTGAAATTATTGTAGTAGACGACGGCTCAAGTGATAACTCTCGTGAAGTCATTGCAAGTTATCAAGATAAAATCGTTCCTGTTCTCAAAGAAAATGGCGGGCAAGCATCTGCATTCAATGCCGGATTCAAGGCAAGCAGCGGTGATATTATTTGTATGCTTGACTCTGACGACGTGTTTATTCCAGAGAAAGTCACAGAGATAGTCAAAATATTTAATCACTACCCAGATATAGGTTGGTGCTTTCATCGCTTGCGATTTGTAGACGCAAAAACAGGCGAGTATATCAAGCTAAGTCGTGAAAGCGGTACGCGCGAATGTGATTTTAGAGCACAACTCAAAAATGGTAGACTTCCATTCTACAGTCCAGCAACATCTGGATTATGTTTTGGGCGATCGCTTTTACAGCAACTCTTACCTATGCCTGAAGTTATTAGAATTACAAGTGATAATTATCTAAAAATTGCAGCCGCAGCTTTAACCAAAGGTTACTTTCTCGATCGTCAACTAGCCTATTTGAGATTACACGGTAGTAATAATTACACTGAAAAACCTGACAAGCAACACTTGGTTTCCAAAACTGCAATCCTTACAGCTGACTCTCTCCGAAGTAAGTGGCCCTTTTTAGTAAAATATGCAAATAAGCTAATTGCGCGTGGGGTGGGAATTATCTGGAAAATTGGCGGAGGATTAGATGCAGACCTCAAACAAGTAGTCGAAAAATATATTTCTACAGTTTCATTAGTCGAAAAAATTAATATTAATATCCGAGCTATTTATTTTTTTATAAAGCCATAA
- a CDS encoding glycosyltransferase family 2 protein → MNADSQLPLVSIIINNYNYSCYLKEAIDSALNQTYSPIEVVVVDDGSTDDSPKVIAQYSSQIISIIKKNGGQASAFNAGFAASQGDIIFFLDSDDIFYPNKVQEICNIILKKIVDHSYVMIYHLLECIDKDGVSLGQKLPNSPYNVPANLYNYTCQYRFFPYAASPTSGIAMSRALAEQIFPIPEQGVLTSADEFIVRPALLIGEVYGVNQVLAKYRLHNANNWYGKSKVKNKEFISKIEDFLNSKLKEQNKKPVVSYFDSMDARNYYLLNGSSKDLFMLLLKIPSWGINKKTVKFGLKTALLAINLSFKQKART, encoded by the coding sequence ATGAATGCTGACAGCCAGCTTCCGCTAGTAAGTATTATTATTAACAACTATAACTATAGTTGTTATCTAAAAGAAGCCATCGATAGTGCCCTTAATCAAACGTATTCACCCATTGAAGTTGTCGTTGTTGATGATGGCTCAACTGATGACTCGCCAAAAGTTATTGCTCAATATAGCAGTCAAATTATTTCTATCATCAAGAAAAACGGTGGACAAGCTTCTGCATTTAATGCTGGGTTTGCTGCATCACAAGGAGATATTATTTTCTTCTTAGATTCAGATGATATTTTCTACCCAAACAAAGTGCAGGAAATCTGCAATATAATACTCAAAAAGATAGTAGATCATTCCTATGTAATGATCTACCATTTACTAGAATGTATTGATAAAGACGGAGTATCCTTAGGTCAAAAATTACCTAATTCTCCTTACAATGTCCCAGCAAACTTATACAACTACACTTGTCAATACCGATTTTTTCCTTACGCAGCTTCGCCAACAAGTGGAATCGCAATGAGTCGAGCACTTGCCGAACAAATATTTCCAATTCCTGAACAAGGCGTACTCACTTCTGCAGATGAGTTTATTGTTCGACCAGCACTACTGATAGGAGAAGTTTATGGAGTTAACCAAGTGCTAGCGAAGTATCGACTTCATAATGCAAATAATTGGTATGGGAAATCAAAAGTAAAGAACAAAGAATTCATTTCTAAAATAGAGGACTTTTTGAATTCAAAATTAAAGGAACAAAATAAAAAGCCGGTAGTTTCTTATTTTGATTCAATGGATGCTAGAAACTATTATTTGCTAAATGGTTCTAGTAAAGATTTATTTATGCTATTGCTAAAAATTCCGAGTTGGGGAATTAATAAAAAAACAGTCAAGTTTGGTTTGAAAACAGCTTTATTAGCTATCAACTTAAGCTTCAAGCAAAAAGCAAGAACATGA